The following nucleotide sequence is from Thermococcus sp. Bubb.Bath.
CGAAGACGGTTGCCGACCTCGTTAACGCTGTAAGCAACGGCGACGTTAACAAGTTCATCCAGGAGCTCGGCCTCAAGTACTACAACACTCCCGCTAAGCTCCAGCCACTCATGGATTGGACCGGTTACGATTTGGCCATGCTTCTCCCGTACAACAAGTGGACTGGGCCGAACAATGTTACCATAAGCATTAGCAACCTCAACCAGTTCTGGGACCTCTACAAGCTCGCTTACGGCACGCACATCCTCAACTCACCGCGTGTCTACACTGCTGAAACCTGGAACTTCTACCTGGTGAACAAGAACCTCGTCAAAGTTCAGATGCCCGACCCGATTGGAGGCCTTGGAAGCTTCCTAGCCACTAGGTCCGTTGCCCCAGCCCACGCTGCCACTACCACCAGCTCAAGCAGCACTACAAGCTCAACCACCAGCTCAAGCAGCACTACAAGCTCAACCACCAGCTCACAGCCGTCTGCCACCACCACGACCACCGCACCTACCACCAGCTCACAGCCGTCTGCCACCACAACCAGCAGCAGCAAGAAGGGAACGAGCATTTGCGGTCCGGCGGCCATCGTCGGCCTCGCCATCATACCCCTCCTCCTCAAGAGGAGGAAGTGAAACCCTTTCCCTTCTTTTTTCGATTTGAAGCCAAGTACCTTCATTTCTGTTCTGATGTGTACATGTGCGCTTTTTTGGGGAAAACTATTTAAACTTTAACTTTTATGTAAAAGTCGACTTCACTTCCAGCGAAACGCGGAGGGGATACTAATGGGAATGAGCTTTGGAAGGTACGTTGTGTACAGAACAGTGAACGCGATTATAATCCTGTTTTTGGCCGTACTCCTCATGTCCGCGCTCTTCACGAAGCTGGCGGACGAGCAACTTACTGGACAAGTTCAGGATCAGATCCAGGCGTTTGCACAATCGTACGCCAAAACACACCACCAGGAACCAACGAAGGAACTCCTTGAAAAGCAGAGGGCAATCTACATGCACGATTATGGACTTGACAAACCTTACTGGCGTAGGGCGTGGGACTATACAGTCAATACCTTCACATTCCGTTGGGGAAAATCAATCCCGAGGGTCTTTGGTACCCGTGACGTCAGGGAGCAAATATGGACTGCCCTTCTCAGAACAATACTCCTCTTCACGACGGCTGAGATACTCGTTATCCTCATAGGTATCGCCCTTGGTGTCAAGAGTGCACAGCAGCCCGGAAGCATACTGGACAGGACAATCTCCATCCTGGCCATGCTGACAACCAGTCTCCCAATGTGGTGGCTGGGAATGCTCATGATCCTGTTCTTCGTCGTCTACCTGGGATGGCTGCCAATAACGCTGTACTCCCAAGTGTTTACTGCCAACACCAAGCAACTCCTTGAGAAGATGTCGCTCCCGGTATTAACAATAGTCATAAACCTCTTTGGAGGCTGGGCATGGACGACCAGGAACATCATGATAGGCACCATGCAGGAGGACTTCATCATGGTCGCGAGGGCAAAGGGTGTCCCGGAGAGGAAGGTCATCTACGGCCATGCTCTCAAGGCAGCGGCACCGCCTATCATCACCATGGTCATCTTCGGACTCATAGGTTCCCTCAGCGGTGCAATTATTACAGAGATCGTCTTCAACTGGCCGGGAATGGGCCGTCTATACTGGCAGGCACTCCAGGCCGACGCCGTTAAGACCATGATGGCGCTTAACTACATGTTCGCAATACTGACGGTGTTCTCGATGGTCCTAGCGGACATACTCTACGCGTACCTCGATCCGAGAGTAAGGATTGGAGCCGCTGCAAGGTCATGAGGTGGTGTAGATGAGATGGGTAGACTTTAAAGACAGTGTTAAAAGGTTCTGGAGCGATTACAAGCACCAGAAGTCAGGAATGCTGGGAATAATCTCTCTGCTCTTCCTTATAGTTATAGCCCTGGCAGCCCCGATAATCACCAACCCCAACGTGCCTCAGGAGTGGCAACCAGGTGGAACCGCGTGGCTGGTTAACCCAAAGAACGCACCAC
It contains:
- a CDS encoding CGP-CTERM sorting domain-containing protein, whose amino-acid sequence is KTVADLVNAVSNGDVNKFIQELGLKYYNTPAKLQPLMDWTGYDLAMLLPYNKWTGPNNVTISISNLNQFWDLYKLAYGTHILNSPRVYTAETWNFYLVNKNLVKVQMPDPIGGLGSFLATRSVAPAHAATTTSSSSTTSSTTSSSSTTSSTTSSQPSATTTTTAPTTSSQPSATTTSSSKKGTSICGPAAIVGLAIIPLLLKRRK
- a CDS encoding ABC transporter permease, with product MGMSFGRYVVYRTVNAIIILFLAVLLMSALFTKLADEQLTGQVQDQIQAFAQSYAKTHHQEPTKELLEKQRAIYMHDYGLDKPYWRRAWDYTVNTFTFRWGKSIPRVFGTRDVREQIWTALLRTILLFTTAEILVILIGIALGVKSAQQPGSILDRTISILAMLTTSLPMWWLGMLMILFFVVYLGWLPITLYSQVFTANTKQLLEKMSLPVLTIVINLFGGWAWTTRNIMIGTMQEDFIMVARAKGVPERKVIYGHALKAAAPPIITMVIFGLIGSLSGAIITEIVFNWPGMGRLYWQALQADAVKTMMALNYMFAILTVFSMVLADILYAYLDPRVRIGAAARS